CGAACTTCACCAGATCCTCACTAGCCTTCATGCAAAAGAGGAGTATCACGCATTTGTCTGTCAGACCAAATCTGGCCGTAAAGTATGATCAGTGATAACCTATACAATCCCCATCTCAGACGTGCAACATGCTGAATTTTGATCATGTGTTTTGAAAGTAAATACCCTAAAACCTCAATGCATAGcatatcatcccatctacaTCCGCCCTTAGTAGACGAAAGCAAGGATCTTACCACCGACGTGCTTGTTTCTGGCTTCTTGGTGATCCATGATACCGGCagaggtggtgaggatgatcttACCGAAAGATCGAGCGGGGAGAAGGAGGGCAACCCATTGTTCGACTATTCAAGTGCAAACAAATCAGTCTGACTGTACGATATCTCGGTTGAAAagtgaggaggaggatgactTACTAGCGTCAACGGCGATGTTGAATCGAGGAGAGATAACACCACATTTGTTCAATCGACCGTTAAGTTGGATAACAACTTTTCCACCTCGGTGGTCATCGATGATCTCAAATTCACCGATGTAACCTATATCAAACGAACGACAAATCAGTGTTGAGATTCCACTGCGTTGATATAAGATTTATGTCCCCTTTTTCAGTGGATTGATAAAGTCTATGAAACTGGCCATGCGGCCTCGAATCTAACTCTGATCAAAAGAAGTACGAAAAAGGGAGAAAGATTCGCTCTTCCGGAGACTTAAAGCCTCGTCTCGGTAGGAATAACGTGTA
The nucleotide sequence above comes from Kwoniella europaea PYCC6329 chromosome 1, complete sequence. Encoded proteins:
- a CDS encoding 40S ribosomal protein S22-A, with translation MVRASVLNDALNNIVNAERRGKRQVLIRPSSKVVIKVLSVMQKHGYIGEFEIIDDHRGGKVVIQLNGRLNKCGVISPRFNIAVDAIEQWVALLLPARSFGKIILTTSAGIMDHQEARNKHVGGKILAFVY